The proteins below are encoded in one region of Enhydrobacter sp.:
- a CDS encoding hydantoinase B/oxoprolinase family protein: MARPIRIKVPYGSLLNPRPPAPVRARMIPAYRVFNAVMKAMAQALPDRVIATGFDCTTAFCLSHLGEKGYSVYLEIFGGGYGGSKNADGCDAVDSPLSNCSNAPVESLDIDYDFFRVVGYELAADSFGLGARRGGAGFWRRCEILTDDVQLAIYSDRFRLAPEGLFGGEPGRRGYCRVFRADGRTEELRSKAAVDLAKGDVVEMFVGGGAGFGRVSERPDSLIERDLADGLLTRDPRAARRLAAE, from the coding sequence ATGGCGCGGCCGATCCGGATCAAGGTGCCGTATGGCTCGCTGCTGAATCCGCGGCCGCCGGCTCCGGTGCGCGCGCGCATGATCCCGGCCTATCGCGTCTTCAACGCCGTGATGAAGGCGATGGCGCAGGCCCTGCCCGACAGGGTGATCGCCACCGGCTTCGACTGCACCACCGCCTTCTGTCTCTCCCATCTCGGCGAGAAGGGCTACAGCGTCTACCTCGAGATCTTCGGCGGCGGCTATGGCGGCTCGAAGAACGCCGATGGCTGCGATGCCGTCGATTCGCCGCTCAGCAACTGCTCCAATGCGCCGGTCGAATCGCTCGACATCGACTACGACTTCTTCCGCGTCGTCGGCTACGAGCTGGCCGCCGACTCCTTCGGCCTCGGCGCGCGGCGCGGCGGCGCCGGCTTCTGGCGGCGCTGCGAGATCCTGACGGACGACGTGCAGCTCGCGATCTATTCCGACCGCTTCCGCCTCGCCCCCGAGGGCCTGTTCGGCGGCGAGCCGGGCCGGCGCGGCTATTGCCGTGTCTTCCGCGCCGACGGCAGGACCGAGGAGCTGCGCAGCAAGGCAGCCGTCGATCTCGCCAAGGGCGACGTGGTCGAGATGTTCGTGGGCGGCGGCGCCGGCTTCGGCCGCGTCTCCGAGCGCCCCGACTCGCTGATCGAGCGCGATCTTGCCGACGGTCTTCTCACCCGCGATCCGCGCGCGGCGCGCAGGCTCGCGGCGGAATGA